A single region of the Brachypodium distachyon strain Bd21 chromosome 3, Brachypodium_distachyon_v3.0, whole genome shotgun sequence genome encodes:
- the LOC100826469 gene encoding pentatricopeptide repeat-containing protein At1g09900 gives MAAPPPAAAAPPPAMSALPTFASSHPYPSLPTTKPLTPNSRLNFAHAGVAASPNAVPHRAVSNDRLRGLVRRGDLEEALRLVESMSGLEPSAAPGPCAALIKKLCASGRTAEARRVLAACEPDVMAYNAMVAGYCVTGQLDAARRLVADMPMEPDSYTYNTLIRGLCGRGRTGNALVVLDDMLRRGCVPDVVTYTILLEATCKRSGYKQAMKLLDEMRAKGCAPDIITYNVVVNGICQEGRVDDAIEFLKSLPSHGCEPNTVSYNIVLKGLCTAERWEDAEKLMAEMSQKGYPPNVVTFNMLISFLCRRGLVEPAMEVLDQIPKYGCTPNSLSYNPILHAFCKQKKMDRAMAFVELMVSRGCYPDIVSYNTLLTALCRGGEVDAAVELLHQLKDKGCTPVLISYNTVIDGLTKAGKTKEALELLNEMVTKGLQPDIITYSTISSGLCREDRIEEAIRAFCKVQDMGIRPNTVLYNAILLGLCKRRETHNAIDLFIYMISNGCMPNESTYTILIEGLTYEGLVKEARELLGELCSRGVVSKGLINKAAIRLLDGTTHT, from the coding sequence ATGGCCGCGCCCccgcctgcagcagcagcaccgccTCCCGCCATGTCCGCCCTCCCCACCTTCGCCTCCTCCCACCCTTATCCGTCTCTCCCCAcgaccaaacccctcaccCCCAACTCGCGGCTCAACTTCGCCCATGCCGGCGTCGCCGCATCTCCCAATGCCGTCCCCCACCGCGCCGTCTCCAACGACCGCCTGCGAGGCCTCGTCCGCAGGGGAGACCTCGAAGAGGCTCTCCGCCTCGTCGAGTCCATGTCCGGCCTCGaaccctccgccgccccggGGCCTTGCGCGGCGCTCATCAAGAAACTctgcgcgtccgggcgcacggCCGAGGCCCGGCGCGTGCTGGCCGCCTGCGAGCCCGACGTCATGGCCTACAACGCGATGGTAGCTGGGTACTGCGTCACGGGGCAGCTCGACGCCGCTCGCCGGCTCGTGGCGGACATGCCCATGGAGCCCGACTCGTACACCTATAACACGCTCATCCGCGGCCTGTGTGGACGCGGCAGGACCGGGAACGCCCTTGTGGTGCTCGACGATATGCTCCGCCGAGGGTGTGTGCCCGACGTCGTCACCTACACCATCCTGCTCGAGGCCACGTGCAAGAGGAGCGGGTACAAGCAGGCCATGAAGCTTCTGGACGAGATGCGTGCCAAGGGATGCGCCCCAGACATTATCACCTACAACGTCGTTGTTAATGGCATCTGCCAAGAAGGACGGGTTGACGATGCCATCGAGTTCTTGAAGAGCCTGCCGTCGCATGGATGCGAGCCAAACACTGTTAGCTACAACATTGTGCTGAAGGGCTTGTGTACTGCAGAGCGGTGGGAGGACGCCGAGAAGCTCATGGCTGAGATGAGCCAGAAGGGTTATCCCCCAAATGTGGTAACATTCAACATGCTCATCAGTTTCTTGTGCCGTAGAGGATTGGTTGAGCCTGCGATGGAAGTTCTTGATCAGATCCCAAAGTATGGGTGCACACCTAATTCTTTGAGTTACAACCCAATACTTCATGCATTCtgcaagcaaaagaaaatggatAGGGCCATGGCGTTTGTGGAATTGATGGTCTCCAGGGGCTGTTACCCTGACATCGTTTCATACAACACTCTTCTTACTGCGCTCTGTCGTGGTGGGGAGGTTGACGCAGCTGTTGAATTGCTTCATCAACTCAAGGACAAAGGCTGCACTCCTGTTTTGATTAGTTACAACACGGTCATCGATGGCCTTACTAAAGCTGGGAAGACAAAGGAAGCTTTAGAGCTGCTGAATGAGATGGTAACCAAAGGGCTCCAACCGGATATAATCACTTATTCAACAATATCTTCTGGTCTTTGTCGAGAAGatagaattgaagaagcaatTAGAGCATTTTGTAAAGTGCAAGATATGGGCATAAGGCCCAACACAGTGCTTTACAATGCAATACTTCTTGGACTTTGCAAAAGACGCGAAACACACAATGCTATCGACCTGTTCATTTACATGATATCGAATGGCTGCATGCCTAATGAATCAACTTACACTATATTGATTGAAGGCTTGACTTATGAGGGCTTGGTTAAGGAGGCACGGGAATTACTGGGTGAGTTGTGCTCTAGAGGAGTTGTGAGTAAGGGTTTGATAAATAAGGCGGCCATTAGGTTGCTTGATGGAACTACACATACTTAA
- the LOC100826782 gene encoding probable protein kinase At2g41970 has protein sequence MSCCGSAEEDTYGPPANQAAPPPNVNNPGNRGGPRGPGAQRPGGPPKVVNIDVPAIPLDELNKMTNNFSDRSLIGEGSYGRVYNGTLSDGRAAVIKKLDSSTSQESDAEFSAQLAMVSKLKNEYFLELVGYCMEDGNRMLAYQFATMGSLHNILHGKKGVQGAEPGPVLNWAQRVKIAYGAARGLEYLHEKVQPSIVHRDIRSSNVLIFDEFSSKIADFNLTNQGTDSAARLHSTRVLGTFGYHAPEYAMTGQINQKSDVYSFGVILLELLTGRKPVDHTMPKGQQSLVTWATPRLSEDKVKQCVDPKLNNDYPPKAVAKLAAVAALCVQYESDFRPNMTIVVKAIQPLLNQKPAGPAIEAPRP, from the exons ATGTCTTGCTGCGGCAGCGCCGAGGAGGACACCTACGGCCCGCCGGCCAACCAAGCCGCTCCGCCGCCCAATGTCAATAACCCCG GGAACAGAGGCGGGCCGAGAGGGCCGGGCGCCCAGAGGCCCGGTGGGCCGCCCAAGGTGGTCAACATCGACGTGCCGGCCATTCCGCTGGACGAGCTCAACAAGATGACCAACAACTTCAGCGATCGCTCCCTCATCGGCGAGGGATCCTACGGCCGCGTCTACAACGGCACCCTCAGcgacggccgcgccgccgtcatcAAGAAGCTCGACTCCAGCACCTCGCAGGAATCCGACGCTGAATTCTCCGCTCAG CTAGCGATGGTCTCCAAGCTTAAGAACGAGTACTTCCTGGAACTCGTGGGCTACTGCATGGAGGATGGCAACCGCATGCTAGCCTATCAGTTTGCGACCATGGGTTCTTTGCATAACATCTTGCACG GCAAGAAAGGAGTGCAGGGCGCTGAACCCGGGCCGGTCCTCAACTGGGCTCAGCGCGTGAAGATAGCTTACGGAGCGGCGAGGGGGCTAGAGTACCTTCACGAGAAAGTCCAGCCGTCTATTGTTCATCGAGACATTCGATCGAGCAATGTCCTAATATTCGACGAGTTCAGCTCCAAGATTGCGGATTTCAACCTGACGAACCAGGGCACTGACAGCGCTGCTCGGTTGCACTCGACTCGTGTGCTAGGAACCTTCGGATACCACGCTCCAGA ATATGCTATGACAGGGCAAATTAACCAAAAGAGCGATGTCTACAGCTTCGGTGTGATCCTACTAGAGCTACTGACCGGAAGGAAACCTGTCGATCACACCATGCCGAAAGGGCAGCAAAGTCTTGTTACTTGG GCCACTCCAAGGTTGAGCGAAGATAAAGTGAAACAGTGTGTTGATCCGAAGCTTAACAACGACTACCCTCCAAAAGCCGTTGCCAAG CtagcagcagtggcggcgcTGTGCGTCCAGTACGAATCTGACTTCCGGCCGAACATGACGATTGTCGTGAAGGCAATCCAGCCCCTTCTCAACCAGAAACCCGCTGGGCCTGCCATCGAGGCGCCGAGACCCTGA
- the LOC100827090 gene encoding homeobox-leucine zipper protein HOX7 — MICLWLLYIWYIYLLPLCPHHSKTPPPLIGMELELSLGDSPAPVNATITPAQAPTRTGKVEDHKLVLGLRVTANERVEEDNQRTSTPRAETVYGEDDEACHQTASPMEASLSCLLPLVCAQTGSADSEVCRRGLDVNTVPVDDGASTPQSLLPSSMEVEVAVRQAVDQEASEDEDNGGGRVRKKLRLSKEQSASLEDSFKEHSTLTLEQKSNLANRLSLRPRQVEVWFQNRRARTKMKQTEVDCEYLKRCCETLTRENRRLQREVAELRTFRPTPTYPFYHHHHHLSGVSTALPACHSCDNNNKATIYYAPPVVATPASITTVSSPGQRSPPSSTASSLFARPHFAPFTIHPVLRRQPSAS, encoded by the exons ATGATTTGCCTATGGCTACTATATATATGGTACATCTATTTGCTTCCTCTTTGCCCTCATCACTCCAAGACCCCTCCCCCTCTTATTGGTATGGAGCTTGAGCTTAGTCTAGGAGATTCTCCAGCTCCTGTGAATGCCACAATCACTCCTGCACAAGCGCCTACACGCACGGGCAAAGTAGAAGACCATAAACTTGTGCTAGGACTCAGGGTAACGGCTAATGAAAGAGTTGAAGAAGATAACCAAAGGACAAGCACACCGCGAGCAGAAACTGTGTAtggagaagatgatgaagCATGCCATCAGACTGCGTCGCCTATGGAGGCGAGCCTCAGCTGCCTGCTGCCCCTAGTCTGTGCACAAACAG GGAGTGCAGATTCTGAGGTGTGCAGAAGAGGGCTTGATGTGAACACTGTTCCGGTGGATGATGGAGCATCGACACCGCAGTCTTTGTTGCCATCGTCCATGGAGGTGGAGGTTGCTGTGAGACAGGCAGTTGATCAGGAAGCTTCAGAGGACGAGGACAATGGAGGTGGCAGGGTGAGGAAGAAGCTGCGGCTGTCCAAGGAACAGTCTGCGTCTCTAGAGGATAGCTTCAAAGAGCACAGCACCCTAACCCTG GAACAAAAGAGCAATTTAGCTAACCGGCTGAGCCTTCGACCACGCCAAGTTGAGGTCTGGTTCCAAAACAGAAGAGCTAG GACGAAGATGAAGCAAACCGAGGTGGACTGCGAATACCTGAAGCGTTGCTGTGAAACACTGACAAGGGAGAACCGAAGGCTCCAACGGGAGGTCGCAGAGCTGCGCACCTTCCGTCCCACTCCCACATATCCGTtctaccaccaccaccaccacctgtcTGGGGTGAGCACTGCACTCCCAGCGTGTCACTCGTGTGATAATAATAACAAGGCCACAATCTATTATGCTCCTCCTGTCGTCGCCACCCCAGCCTCCATCACCACCGTGTCATCTCCAGGACAGCGTTCGCCGCCATCATCGACAGCGTCCAGCTTGTTTGCCAGGCCTCACTTTGCCCCCTTCACCATCCACCCGgtgctccgccgccagccaTCAGCGAGTTAA